Proteins found in one Herbiconiux sp. A18JL235 genomic segment:
- a CDS encoding MerR family transcriptional regulator, giving the protein MESETNEPVMHIGELAERTELSLRTIRHYDEIGLLKPSGRTEGGFRLYTERDFTRLMLIRRMKPLGFPLDDMRELLRVIDTLERADDPALRIQLGQFVDRAMEQREKLKRQLDMADEFIDLLRSQ; this is encoded by the coding sequence ATGGAATCCGAGACGAACGAACCGGTGATGCATATCGGCGAGCTCGCCGAGCGCACCGAGCTGTCGCTGCGCACCATCCGTCACTACGACGAGATCGGCCTGCTGAAGCCGTCGGGACGGACGGAGGGCGGGTTCCGCCTCTACACCGAGCGCGACTTCACCCGGTTGATGCTGATCCGGCGCATGAAACCGCTCGGCTTTCCGCTTGACGACATGCGCGAGCTGCTCCGTGTCATCGACACGCTCGAGCGCGCAGACGATCCTGCGCTGCGGATCCAGCTCGGACAGTTCGTCGACCGTGCGATGGAGCAGCGCGAGAAGCTCAAACGCCAGCTCGACATGGCCGACGAGTTCATCGACCTGCTGCGCTCTCAGTGA
- a CDS encoding SulP family inorganic anion transporter, with protein sequence MPSARQSYPPHRNPSEHSVLAALRTPRVLTREVLAGLVVAMALIPEAISFSIIAGVDPAVGLFSSFVMAVSIAFLGGRPAMITAATGAIALVIAPVARDYGMDYFIATVILAGVFQILFGALGVAKLMRFIPRSVMVGFVNSLAILIFIAQLPQLLGVSWLVYPLVAVGILIMAVMPKITRVVPAPLVAIVLLTAATVVFGFAVPTVGDQGELPRSLPSLFIPAVPLTWETFTIVAPYAAAMAVVGLLESLMTAKLVDDITDTRSRKTREALGQGAANVLSGFFGGMGGCAMIGQTMINVKASGARTRISTFLAGVFLLILVVVLGEVVSLIPMAALVAVMIMVSVATFDWHSITPSTLKAMPVGETTVMVATVAVVVATHNLAIGVIVGVIVAMVIFARRVAHFTTVTREIRTDERVATAHYTVDGELFFASSNDLTTQFDYADDPARIVIDMSASHIWDASTVAALDAISTRYEQHGKTVTVEGLNEASARFRGRLAGKLGASH encoded by the coding sequence ATGCCCAGCGCCCGACAGTCGTATCCCCCGCACCGCAACCCTTCCGAGCATTCCGTGCTCGCTGCACTCCGCACCCCCCGGGTGCTGACGCGCGAGGTCCTCGCCGGCCTGGTCGTCGCGATGGCGCTCATCCCGGAGGCGATCTCCTTCTCCATCATCGCCGGGGTCGACCCGGCTGTCGGCCTGTTCTCCTCGTTCGTGATGGCGGTATCGATAGCCTTCCTCGGCGGCCGTCCTGCCATGATCACCGCCGCGACCGGTGCCATCGCCCTCGTCATCGCCCCCGTCGCCCGGGACTACGGGATGGACTACTTCATCGCCACCGTCATCCTCGCCGGTGTCTTCCAGATCCTCTTCGGTGCGCTCGGGGTCGCGAAACTCATGCGGTTCATCCCGCGCAGCGTGATGGTGGGGTTCGTGAACTCCCTGGCCATCCTGATCTTCATCGCGCAACTCCCCCAGTTGCTCGGGGTGAGCTGGCTCGTCTACCCTCTTGTCGCGGTCGGCATCCTGATCATGGCGGTCATGCCGAAGATCACCAGGGTGGTCCCCGCGCCGCTCGTCGCGATCGTGCTGCTGACCGCTGCGACTGTCGTGTTCGGGTTCGCCGTCCCGACCGTCGGCGACCAGGGCGAGCTCCCCCGGAGCCTGCCGTCCCTGTTCATCCCGGCCGTGCCGTTGACCTGGGAGACGTTCACCATCGTCGCCCCCTACGCGGCAGCGATGGCCGTCGTCGGATTGCTCGAGTCGCTGATGACCGCGAAGCTGGTCGACGACATCACCGACACGCGCTCCCGGAAAACCCGGGAAGCCCTCGGCCAGGGCGCCGCGAATGTCCTCTCCGGCTTCTTCGGCGGGATGGGCGGATGCGCGATGATCGGACAGACCATGATCAACGTGAAAGCATCCGGGGCCCGCACCCGGATATCGACATTCCTGGCCGGGGTGTTCCTGCTGATCCTGGTCGTCGTGCTCGGCGAGGTCGTGTCGCTCATCCCGATGGCCGCCTTGGTCGCCGTGATGATCATGGTGTCGGTCGCGACCTTCGACTGGCACTCGATCACGCCATCGACCTTGAAAGCGATGCCCGTCGGGGAGACGACCGTCATGGTCGCCACCGTCGCGGTCGTCGTCGCCACGCACAACCTCGCGATCGGCGTCATCGTCGGCGTGATCGTCGCCATGGTGATCTTCGCCCGCCGCGTCGCGCATTTCACCACCGTCACCCGCGAGATCCGCACCGACGAACGCGTCGCCACCGCTCACTACACGGTCGACGGGGAGTTGTTCTTCGCCTCCTCGAACGACCTCACCACCCAGTTCGACTACGCCGACGACCCCGCCCGGATCGTGATCGACATGTCGGCAAGCCACATCTGGGACGCCTCCACCGTCGCCGCACTCGACGCGATCAGCACCCGGTACGAACAGCACGGCAAGACCGTCACGGTCGAGGGACTGAACGAGGCGAGCGCGAGGTTCCGTGGCCGCCTGGCGGGCAAGCTCGGCGCGAGCCACTAG
- a CDS encoding MarR family transcriptional regulator, with the protein MDEAALGVSMELLGRFNDEMTRVVDAVFGTRWAEIEEILAFVGLSAERSLSTRRLAEMSGLGRRAVSRLIARLESEGLATTRRSDADRRVIEVVLTGLGDDRAALLRTSTTDFLLASGDIARRIRDGLAGAGRPHLAGAPADPLDLLRRVCEAGAALVRHMPEAATQGQLAARQRAALVQILSQGDVRPHELARSLDVSPAGAVYIVDQLCAKGFVVRRFGAVSDDRRAVVLEATAEGAQAVLAVMAGIEQHREQLVELFDEVASWRPDDRGTGGAVRGGSSGSRRACPPGGHGTSRSPRSVPRP; encoded by the coding sequence ATGGACGAGGCGGCGCTCGGCGTGTCCATGGAGCTGCTCGGCCGGTTCAACGACGAGATGACGCGGGTGGTCGATGCTGTCTTCGGCACGCGGTGGGCCGAGATCGAAGAGATTCTCGCGTTCGTCGGTCTCTCCGCCGAGCGGTCCCTCTCGACGCGCCGGCTCGCCGAGATGAGTGGTCTGGGCAGACGTGCGGTGTCCCGCCTGATCGCACGACTCGAATCCGAGGGTCTCGCCACGACACGACGATCGGATGCGGATCGGCGCGTCATCGAGGTCGTGCTGACCGGGCTGGGTGACGACCGGGCCGCTCTCCTGCGCACCTCGACCACGGACTTCCTCCTCGCGAGCGGAGACATCGCGCGGAGAATCCGTGACGGGCTGGCGGGTGCCGGCCGACCGCACCTCGCCGGGGCGCCCGCAGATCCGCTGGATCTCCTGCGGCGGGTGTGCGAAGCCGGCGCCGCCCTCGTGCGTCACATGCCCGAAGCGGCGACCCAGGGTCAGTTGGCGGCTCGTCAGCGCGCGGCGCTGGTGCAGATCCTGAGCCAGGGCGACGTGCGCCCGCACGAGCTGGCGCGATCGTTGGACGTGTCACCGGCTGGCGCCGTCTACATCGTCGACCAGCTCTGCGCGAAAGGCTTCGTCGTGCGCCGCTTCGGAGCGGTGTCGGATGATCGTCGCGCGGTGGTGCTCGAGGCCACGGCCGAGGGCGCTCAGGCCGTGCTCGCCGTGATGGCCGGCATCGAGCAGCATCGCGAGCAGCTCGTTGAGCTGTTCGACGAGGTGGCGTCCTGGCGACCGGACGACCGCGGCACCGGGGGAGCGGTTCGTGGCGGTTCTAGTGGCTCGCGCCGAGCTTGCCCGCCAGGCGGCCACGGAACCTCGCGCTCGCCTCGTTCAGTCCCTCGACCGTGA
- a CDS encoding CPBP family intramembrane glutamic endopeptidase: protein MTEIHHHTAGYPTTGWRGFWNRGGWWKAVIVAAAYVALYNLAGLALVPLVGGFVTKDNFLSDPLAAFLAIGLQPLIGSVLLVIFALSLGWLPRPLFGRQPVPRRWWFWIGPILVLVPIVFHFLGIDYGRYGLPVVAAVLFAGVFVGFSEDFLSRGLVVVLLRRHGYREWAVAVLSSLVFAALHLSNLIAGQGLDTVGPLVIYTFAFGMCMYATLRAGGNLIWPILLHILTDPTTILASGGIDNGTNAALNTPNIIASGATVAYVVWAIVLLIVTRGDAQGRAEAEEAPREFPRRHRAAKAAETA from the coding sequence ATGACCGAGATCCATCACCACACCGCCGGCTACCCGACCACGGGTTGGCGCGGCTTCTGGAACCGCGGCGGATGGTGGAAGGCCGTGATCGTCGCCGCGGCCTACGTCGCCCTGTACAACCTCGCCGGCCTCGCACTCGTGCCGTTGGTGGGTGGCTTCGTCACGAAGGACAACTTCCTGTCCGATCCGCTGGCCGCGTTCCTGGCCATCGGGCTGCAGCCTCTCATCGGCTCCGTGCTGCTCGTGATCTTCGCCCTCAGCCTCGGATGGCTCCCGCGACCCTTGTTCGGCCGTCAACCCGTTCCGCGGCGCTGGTGGTTCTGGATCGGTCCGATTCTGGTGCTGGTCCCGATCGTGTTCCATTTCCTCGGTATCGATTACGGCAGGTATGGGCTACCTGTCGTGGCCGCCGTGCTGTTCGCCGGCGTCTTCGTCGGGTTCTCCGAAGACTTCCTCAGCCGTGGCCTGGTGGTCGTGCTGCTGCGCAGGCACGGGTATCGGGAGTGGGCCGTCGCCGTGCTGTCCTCGTTGGTCTTCGCGGCGTTGCACCTGTCGAACCTCATCGCCGGACAGGGTCTGGACACGGTGGGCCCGCTCGTGATCTACACGTTCGCGTTCGGCATGTGCATGTACGCGACCTTGCGTGCCGGCGGCAACCTGATCTGGCCGATCCTCCTGCACATCCTCACCGACCCCACCACGATCCTCGCCTCGGGAGGGATCGACAACGGGACGAACGCTGCGCTCAACACCCCCAACATCATCGCAAGCGGTGCCACCGTCGCCTACGTCGTGTGGGCGATCGTGTTGCTCATCGTCACCCGGGGCGACGCGCAGGGGCGTGCCGAGGCAGAGGAGGCGCCGCGGGAGTTCCCGCGTCGGCATCGCGCGGCCAAGGCCGCCGAGACGGCGTGA
- a CDS encoding DUF2269 family protein: protein METVISILHVTGAVFIVGPMAVLPMSALRAARKGHAQQVATLARSTAVFSYLSLIVFLLGFALVGLADPEYDLSITTPWVLASIVLYLIAVAVSVFVVVPAMKRAARDADAGAAAVSDGGTSGAVAVAGRAALTAGSGAVAVLLVVVVILMVWKP from the coding sequence ATGGAAACCGTCATCTCGATCCTGCACGTGACCGGCGCCGTCTTCATCGTCGGCCCCATGGCCGTCCTCCCCATGTCGGCCCTGCGAGCCGCCCGGAAAGGACACGCTCAGCAGGTCGCCACGCTCGCCCGCTCGACGGCCGTCTTCAGCTATCTGTCGCTGATCGTCTTCCTGCTCGGCTTCGCCCTCGTCGGCCTCGCCGACCCGGAGTACGACCTGTCGATCACGACGCCCTGGGTGCTTGCCTCGATCGTGCTCTACCTGATCGCGGTGGCTGTCAGCGTCTTCGTGGTGGTGCCCGCGATGAAACGGGCGGCGAGAGACGCCGATGCGGGTGCCGCGGCCGTCAGCGACGGGGGAACATCGGGTGCGGTGGCCGTTGCCGGCCGTGCCGCCCTGACCGCCGGCTCGGGAGCGGTTGCCGTGCTCCTCGTCGTCGTCGTGATCCTGATGGTGTGGAAGCCGTAG